A stretch of the Conger conger chromosome 3, fConCon1.1, whole genome shotgun sequence genome encodes the following:
- the LOC133124421 gene encoding dual specificity protein kinase CLK1-like → MRQSSRMRSPARWLDEYPLDEKLEIRKRRKRDSHSSERENKYRKRLHHRTDDGHCLELKTQNERVETRDAREEPRSRRDSVCSRGDRDRDWHHYSKSSGNSGLSRRSSRRRSDSRRRRRGRRRSPSRHGSQSRTHRRKRPRSVEREEDEEDDEEGHLIYHSGHMLRGRYEIVCTLGEGAFGKVVECIDRSKGGARVAVKIIKNIDRYREAAMSEVEVLEQMNSLDCDRRYACVRMLDWFDHHGHVCIAFELLGLSTYDFLKENAFQPFPMEHIRLMAHQTIRAVRFLHRNKLTHTDLKPENILFISSDYDMEYNAAMKRDERTVRKPDVKVVDFGNATYDHEYHTSVVSTRHYRAPEVILGLGWDRSCDVWSLGCILIEYYLGQTLFQTHDSKEHLAMMERVLGPIPTHMLQKTKKRRYVHRDRLDWDEHGSSGRYVRKHCRPLKQYMSSKSTDQEQLFDLIQKMLEYDPSKRIPLDQALKHPFFHPLKKDRKN, encoded by the exons ATGCGTCAGTCCAGCCGAATGCGTTCCCCGGCCAGGTGGCTCGATGAATACCCCTTGGATGAGAAGTTGGAAATCCGCAAGCGACGGAAGAGGGACTCGCATAGCAGCGAGAGGGAGAACAAGTACAGGAAACGTCTCCACCACAGAACAGACGACgg ACACTGCCTGGAGCTGAAGACTCAGAACGAGCGCGTGGAGACCAGGGACGCCAGGGAGGAGCCCAGGTCCCGGCGCGACAGCGTGTGTAGCCGTGGCGACCGGGACCGGGACTGGCACCACTACAGCAAGTCCTCCGGCAACAGCGGCCTCAGTCGCCGTAGCAGCCGTCGCCGTAGCGACAGCCGCCGCCGTCGCCGTGGACGCAGGCGTAGCCCCTCCCGCCACGGCTCTCAGTCG AGGACCCATCGCAGGAAAAGGCCCCGGAGTGTTGAGcgggaggaggatgaggaggatgatgagGAGGGTCATCTGATCTATCACAGTGGACACATGCTGAGAGGAAGAT ATGAGATTGTGTGCACGCTTGGCGAGGGAGCCTTTGGGAAGGTGGTGGAGTGCATCGATCGTTCAAA GGGCGGCGCCCGTGTGGCGGTGAAGATCATTAAGAACATCGATCGCTATCGAGAGGCCGCCATGTCCGAGGTGGAGGTGCTGGAGCAGATGAACTCGCTCGACTGCGACCGCCGATA TGCCTGTGTGCGGATGCTGGACTGGTTCGACCACCACGGTCACGTCTGCATCGCGTTCGAGCTGCTCGGGCTGAGCACCTACGACTTCCTCAAAGAGAACGCCTTCCAGCCCTTCCCCATGGAGCACATCAGACTCATGGCACACCAGACCATCAGAGCTGTGCGCT tcCTCCATCGGAACAAGCTCACTCACACCGACCTGAAGCCCGAGAACATCCTCTTCATCAGCTCCGACTACGACATGGAGTACAACGCGGCCATG AAGCGGGATGAGAGGACGGTGAGGAAGCCGGACGTGAAGGTGGTGGATTTCGGGAACGCCACCTACGACCACGAGTACCACACCTCCGTGGTGTCCACACGCCACTACCGCGCCCCGGAGGTCATCCtgg ggctgGGATGGGACCGGTCGTGTGATGTGTGGAGTTTGGGCTGCATACTGATAGAGTATTACCTGGGACAGACACTCTTTCAG ACTCATGACAGTAAGGAGCACTTGGCGATGATGGAGAGGGTGCTGGGGCCCATCCCCACTCACATGCTGCAGAAGACAAA GAAGCGGCGCTACGTCCACCGCGACCGGCTGGACTGGGACGAGCACGGCTCCTCCGGGAGATACGTCAGGAAGCACTGCAGACccctgaag caataCATGTCCTCCAAGAGCACCGACCAGGAGCAGCTGTTCGACCTGATCCAGAAGATGCTGGAGTACGACCCCTCCAAACGGATCCCCCTGGACCAGGCCCTCAAACACCCCTTCTTCCACCCGCTGAAGAAGGACCGCAAAAACTGA